Genomic segment of Bacteroidota bacterium:
ATAATTGAGATTGCGATTCGGTGATCGTTTTAACGAGGCTATTGATATATACCTCTATATTATCGTAACCAGTACTTAGATTTCTGCCGGTTGCATTTGCTTTGGTGTGATCCAGTTTATTTGCTTTCTCCCATTCATCCGGCATACCATCCCCGTCTGTATCTAATGGTGCAGTTAATTGATTTAACAAAGGCCATCCACCTACATCGGCCTGGCTGTCAATAATTCCATTTACACTTCCTGCAGATCCATTTGCAGTGTAGTTTCCTTTTCTTACTGTATTGATGATCCTGCTATCAACTGCGTCACGTTTAAATGATGCGCCAGAGTAATCCAAGACTCTTGTATAAGCAGCTTGTGCGGTATGCGTAGTTACATTATTATTTATTTGAAGAGGAGCAGCAAGCTTCATGGCAGCTTTATCTGCATCAGAAACTGTACCGTAACTACTATGAAACTGGTTGTATACGCCATAAGTCCAGTTATCACTGGTAGCCCTTGTACTTCCTTCTACAAAATTACCATCAATGAAAAATTTTCCCCATATATCATATACCTCAGTCCCAACTATTTTATTCTTATCAATTGAAAAGATGCGTTCCCTTTTTAAAGTTGCGGGACCCGGCTTATAATAATTATTAACGAGATTAATATTCATTGCTTCACCACCATAAGCACTGTTATTACTCCAATTGTAAATAACATTGTTCCTGTAATCAACCAGATCCGTTAATGCAAATGCTTTTCCTGCTTCTTCGCCAAACCGTGGGTTACGGCTGTCATGATGTGCAATCAAATTATGATGGAACGACGCTTGTCTTCCACCAAAAATACCAGCATAACCATGCGGGCCTTTGCTGTGAACAGA
This window contains:
- a CDS encoding pectate lyase, producing the protein MKSPRFFTFLLSLFALLSNCKKSNSGTPSTPIGPTPVQETAYSFPGAEGFGRNAIGGRGGRVIKVTNLNDAGAGSLREAINATGARIIVFDVSGTITLNSSLSIRNGSVTIAGQTAPGDGICLRNYALGVDADNVIIRYMRFRLGDVSRQESDALGGRFKNNIIIDHCSMSWSVDECTSFYANENFTLQWCIISESLRNSVHSKGPHGYAGIFGGRQASFHHNLIAHHDSRNPRFGEEAGKAFALTDLVDYRNNVIYNWSNNSAYGGEAMNINLVNNYYKPGPATLKRERIFSIDKNKIVGTEVYDIWGKFFIDGNFVEGSTRATSDNWTYGVYNQFHSSYGTVSDADKAAMKLAAPLQINNNVTTHTAQAAYTRVLDYSGASFKRDAVDSRIINTVRKGNYTANGSAGSVNGIIDSQADVGGWPLLNQLTAPLDTDGDGMPDEWEKANKLDHTKANATGRNLSTGYDNIEVYINSLVKTITESQSQL